In Paludibaculum fermentans, the genomic stretch CGGTCCAACTCCAAGCGGAGGGCCGCGCTGCCGTCCGTTGTGACCCGGTGGTAGCGCCTGCGGCTGTCGGCGTCGTCGGGACCTTCCACCTCCTCAGTCAGGCTGTGCTCCAGCAGCCGCTGAATGGTGGTGTAGAGCGTGGCCGGCACAGGGTTGGCATCGAGTATCTGGGCGAGACGAGATGTTACAGTCTCTGCCCGGAAGGCCGCAGATTTCGATTGATCCAAAACAAACAGACGTAGTAGTATAACAAGCAGAATTAGTAGGAAGCATGCCGTCGCCAAAACTCACCAAGCTGGAACTTCGAATCATGGAAGCGCTCTGGAGACTCGGGCCTGTCTCCATTCGCGAGATTCAGGAAGACTTCCCGGAAGATGACCGGCCCGCTTACACGACCATCCAGACTACGGTCTACCGCATGGAAGACAAGCAGGCCCTGCGGCGTGTCCGGAAGATCGGCAACGCGCATATCTTCGAGCCGATGGTGGAGCGCAAGTCGGCCCAGAAGAACCTGATCGACGAGTTGCTGAGACTGTTTGGCGGGCGGAGCCAGCTCATCATGTCGCACCTTATCGAATCGGGGAACCTGACGCTGGAAGACGTACACGAGGCGGAGAAGACGTTACTGAAGCTGGCAAAGAAGGACAAGACGAGATGATCAGCGAAGTCCTGAACCTGACGAAGGGTGCGGCCTGGCCGGCCCTGGCGCATCACCTGTGGCAGTCGACGGCTTGCCTGGGACTGGCTGTGCTGCTGACTTCCGCGCTACGGCGGAATCGGGCTTACATCCGGTATTGGGTATGGCTGGCGGCCTCCGCGAAGTTTCTCCTGCCGTTCTCGGCGCTGGTCTATCTCGGAGAACGGCTGGGCTGGAGGTTGACTCCGGTGAGCTCGCCGTTGATCTACTGGTTCCTCGAAGAGAGCTCCGCTGGTGCCTCCTCGATGGTGCCGGCATTGCCGCCCGCGCTGCAGGGGGCTGGTGCGCCGATCCTGCCGCTTGTGTTCACAGGGATCTGGCTGCTGGGCGCGGTCTGCGTGCTTGCCCGGTGGCGGTCTGAGTGGAGGCGGAGCCGGATGGTTGTTCGAGAGGCAGTCCTGTTGCGGACAGGGTCCGAGTGGGATGCCCTGCAGCGGTGCCGCTGCCTCACCTCCATGTCGCGGTCGGTTGAGCTCGCGATCAGCCGGTCGGCCATCGAGCCGGGCGTCTTTGGAATCCTGCGTCCAACGATCATCCTGCCGGAGGCGATTCTGCGGCGTCTGACGGTGGAGCAACTGGAGGCGATTCTCTCTCACGAGTTGGCGCACATCCGGCGCCGCGACAACCTGCTGGCCGCGATGCATCTGTCGGTGGAAGCGGTGTTCTGGTTCCACCCGCTGCTCTGGTGGGTGCGGACCAGGCTGCTGGTGGAGCGGGAACGCGCGTGTGACGAAGCGGTGCTGCAGTCCGGCCGCGATCCGCAGGCCTATGCCGAGGCGATCCTTGTGGTCTGCCGGTTCTGCCTGGCTGCTCCGGCCGCCTGTGTGGCCGGCGTGACAAATGCCGATATCCGCCATCGCGTGGAGAGAATCATGAGCAACACGATTGGGGAAGGCTTGAACCTGGCCAGGAGGGCGATGCTCACGGCGACGGCTGCCGTTACGCTCCTTGCGCCGATCGTCATTGGGCTGCTCACCGCACCACACAGCCGCGCTCAATTGCTGGCGGCCGATGCCTCCATCCTGCCTGCCTTTTCGTTCGCGACCATCAAGCCAAGCGGCCCGGAAACTCGCCTGAAAGTGGATTTCGGACCCGGCGGGCGGCTGGTGATCAGCCATGCCACGCTACGCTTCCTGATGAAGATCGCCTACGACGTGGGCGACAACCAGATTCTCGGCGGGCCGAAATGGCTGGAGTCGCGCAGGTTCGATCTGGAAGCCAAGCCGGTGCCGGCCCTTGGTGGGGATCCTCGCAACATGACGGAGGATGAGCGCCGGGCCATGCACGAGCAGGTGCGGCTGAGGTTGCAGCGCCTGCTCTCAGATCGCTTTCATCTGCGGGTCAGGACCGAGGCGAAGGAGATGCCGATCTTCGCCCTGGTGGCGGCCAAGAGCGGTGCGAAGCTACGCGAGAGCCAGTCTGCCGGGCAGCCGGAGATGAAGTCCGGCCACGGGCAGTATACGGGCATGCGGGTGAGTCTGGAGCAGTTTGCGCGGTTTCTGAGCGAAGGACAGACGGGCCGGCCGGTTGTCGACATGACGGACCTGAAAGGTGTGTTCGACATTCACCTGCAGTGGTCTCCCGATCCCGGGCAGTCGCTGTCTGCCCTGGATGCAACGAATGCCACGCCGCCGCCGGCCGATAGTGGCGGGGTCACCATTTTCACGGCCCTGCAGCAGCAGTTGGGCCTGAAGCTGGAAGGCCGGAAGAGCCCGTCGGACTGCCTCTTCGTCGTCAGTGCCGATCTGCCATCCGAAAACTAGACCGCTCTTCAATTGAACGGCCAGCATCCAGGAGTCCTCGCTTCCCATGCCACACGTGTCGTTGCGCTATTGCCATTGCCTGGCGGGGCTGCTGGCGGCCTCATTGGAGCTCTTTGCCGGCGAGCACCGCGGGGTGGTTCGCATCGGCGGCACGGCAGTTCCAGGTGCGCAGGTGGTCCTCAGCCGCGACGGCCGAAGGGCAGTGGCTATGACGAACCTGAAAGGCGAGTACACCGTTGCCGATATCGGGGATGGGGTCTGGCTGGGGCGGGTCGAGATGCGCGGATTTGTGCTGCTGGAGCGCGAGGTGCGCGTGGCGGCGAATCAGGAGGCGAGCGTCTGGAGTCTCGAAATGTTGCCGCTCGCCGCGATTGTCGGCAAGCCAGTATCGCTTGTTGTTGCGGCGCCTGCGGCCGTTGCGGCGGATCCGGACAACGGCGGTACGACGGATGCGCCGTCTCCCATGGCTGCTGACCTGCTGATCACCGGTAGTGTCAACAACGGGGCCGCTTCGCAGTTCGGACAGTCCGCTGCCTTCGGCAATCACCGGTCGACGTTGCGTGCCGCGTATAACGGCAGCCTTGGACTCATCGCCGGGCATTCCGCCTTGGACGCCCGTCCTTTCTCGTTGACTGGGCAGGAAACGCCCATGCCCGCCTACAGTCACTGGAAAGGCATGGCTGCCTTCGGTGGTCCACTGAGGATCCCCCATCTGTTGTGGCAGAACGGCCCCAACTTCACGCTGAACTACCAATGGACGCGGGACAGAAGCGCCGATGTTCAGGCGGCGCGCGTGCCCAATCTGGCGGAACGGGCCGGCGACCTCTCTGGTTTGACGGACCGACCCTTCGACCCGGCCAATGGTGCGCCTTTTCCCGGTGGTGTCATTCCGGCGACCCGCCTCAGCCCGCAGGCGCAGTCGTTGTTGCGCCTGTACCCCGAACCAAGCTCCGCGTCAGGCGCACGATACAACTTTCAGACGTTGACTCCCGGCGGGATGCAGGAAGACTCGTGGCAGTCTCGATTCACACAGTCCTTGAATCGCTCAAATCAGCTCGTGGGCTCCTTCTCCGGACAAAGCACGCGGGCCACTGCATCGAATCTTTTCGGATTCCAGGATGGGACCGGCACGCTGGGGCTCAATGCCAGTGCAGCCTGGCGGCATCTCGTTTCCACGCGCCTCTCGATCGTGCTCGGGTATCAATATAGCCGGCTGTCCGCCCGGACCACGCCGTTCTTTGCGGGGCGCTCGAATGTCTCAGGAGACGCCGGCATTTCGGGCAACAACCAGGACGCCGCAAACTGGGGGCCGCCCAAGCTGAATTTCTCCGGAGCCACGCCCTCGCTGGTAGACGTGAACGCCTCGTTCACACGTAATCAGACCAGCGGCGCATCGTTCAGCGGACTCTGGAACCGCGAGCGGCACAACTTCGCGTTCGGCGGAGACGTGCGCCGCCAGCAGTTCAACCTGCTCGCCCAGCAGGATGCGCGCGGCACGTTCGGCTTCACGGGTGCGGTGGCAGGGTCTGACCTGGCCGGGTTTCTACTGGGTTTGCCGGATACCAGTTCCATCGCGTTCGGCAACGCCGACAAGTACCTTCGCGCCGGCCTGTACGACTGGTTCTTCACCGACGACTTTCGTGTCTCACCTGGCTTCACTCTGAATGTCGGCGTGCGCTGGGATTACGGTTCGCCCATCACCGAGAAGTACGGCCGGTTGGTGAACATGGAGGTGAGCCCTGGCTTCGGGTCCGGTGCGCCTGTGGTCTCTTCCAGGCCCGTCGGCTCGCTCACCGGGCGGAACTTTGGTGACTCGCTGCTTCGTCCTGACTATGCCGGGCTGCAATCGCGATTGGGTCTCTCCTGGCGGCCAGTAGCGGCATCCTCGCTGGTGATCCGCGCCGGATCTGGAGTTTACGACAACACGGCGGTGTATCTGCCCATCGCCTCTGCCCTGAGCCAGCAGCCGCCGCTTTCGACGAACTTCAGCGTTCAGAGCACTCCCAGCGCGCCGCTGACCCTGGCTGACGGATTCCATGCTCCGGCTGGGGTGGCATCGAATACCTATGCCGCCGATCCGGATCTCCGCGTTGGCTACGCTCACGTCTGGAACATATCTCTGCAGCGGGATCTGCCGGCAGGGCTTGCGATGACCGCATCCTACCGGGGCATCAAAGGGACTCGAGGGCTGCAGCAGATCCTGCCGAATACCGTGCCCACGGGAGCCGCCAGCCCATGCCCTGGCTGCCCGGTTGGATTCGTGTACCTGGAATCGAACGGAAACTCGTCGCGGCATGCGGGCCAGTTTGAGTTGCGCCGGCGGTTCCACGATGGACTCACTGCGCAACTGCAGTATGTCTACTCGAAGTCGCTCGACAACTCCGGGCTCGCCGGCGGTTTCCAAGGCGGCCAATCGATCGCGCAAAACTGGCTCGACCTGAAGTCGGAGCGCGGGCTCTCCAGTTTCGATCAGCGTCATCTGCTGAACCTGTCGGGCCAGTACACCACGGGCATGCGCAAGAGGCGCGCCGCCTGGCTGCCGGCGTGGGGCGATGCGCTGGCCAACGATTGGAATCTGGCGGCGCAGTTGAGTGCCGGCAGCGGGCTGCCCCAGACGCCAATCTACTTCGCGGCGGTCCAGGGCACCGGCGTAACCGGCAGCCTGCGGCCCGACTTCACAGGAATCCCCGCGACTCAGGCGGCGCCTGGCTTGTTCCTGAATCCCTCCTCGTTTCGTACGCCTGCCATTGGGCGATGGGGCAACGCCGGGAGGAACTCGATCACCGGCCCCGTGCAGTTCAGTATGAACGCGTCGCTTGGCCGGACCTTCCGCGTGGGCGAACGACTAAGTCTCGACCTGCGCATTGAGGCCGTGAACGCCCTCAATCACGTCACCTTCACTGGTTGGAACACCACGGTGACCAGCCCGCAGTTCGGTTTGCCGTTGGCCGCCAATCCCATGCGCGCGGTCCAGACGACACTGCGGCTCAGGTTCTAGGACACGGAAGGACGCCCGATGACACAGTTCCGCACCGGCCTTTGCCTCCTGCTGATGAGTTGCACCCTGGGCGCGCAGCAGTCGCCGGATGCAGCACCCACCTTCACCAGCAGCGCGCAGCTTGTCGTGCGGACGGTCTTCGTCAAAGACAAGGCGGGCCGGCCGGTGCAGGGGCTCACCGCGAAAGACTTCACGATCACGGAAGACGGTAAGCTTCAAACCGTGAGCCTATGTGAGTTCCAGACTCTTAGCGGCCCACCCGCGGGGACGGAGCCGGCGGCGCTGCCGCAACCCCGCCCGGGCGCCGCACACAGCGCGTTTTCGCAGCCCGCCGGATACTACCGAAACCGGCGGCTGCTGGCGATGTACTTCGACATGACGGCCATGTCCGTAGCCGATCAACTGCGCGCCCTGACAGCGGCCCGCAAGTTCGTGGAATCCGGGATGGACCGCGCCGACCTAGTCGCTCTCATGAGCTTCGCCGGCGGCGCGGTGCGGATTGAGCAGGACTTCACGGACGACCGAGGGGTTTTGCTCAAGTCCATTCAATCCCTGGTCGTTGGGGAAGGGCAGGGCTTCCAGGGGGATCCAAACGATGCCAGTTCGCCGGCCTCCGGCGCGGCCTTCGGGCAGAACGACGGCGAGTTCAACATCTTCAATACAGACCGGCAGTTGGCGGCGCTCCAGACAGTCACTTCGCTCATGGCGCACCTGCGCGAGCGGAAGTCGCTGCTGTATTTCGCTGGCGGGATCCGCATGGACGGCGTGAACAACCAGGCTCAACTCACGGCTACGATCAACGCGGCCGTGCGGGCCGGCGTCGCGTTCTGGCCGATTGATGCGCGGGGCCTGCTCGCCCAGGCGCCGCTGGGGGATGCCTCAACGGCGGCGCCAGGCGGGACGGCGGTGTACACGGGAGCGGCCGCCCAGGCGGTTGCGGCCAACTTCGATCGCTCGCAAGACACGCTTTGGTCCCTGGCCGCCGATACTGGCGGTCAGGCGCTTCTTAACTACAACGACCTCTCGCGCGGAATCATTCAGGTCCAGCAAGCCATGTCGAGCTACTACGTTCTCGGCTACTACACCGCGAATCAGGCTCGGGATGGACGCTACCGGCGCGTTAGGATCGCAGTTGCTGCGCCTGCCGTGGCGAAAGTGGAATACGAGCCCGGCTACTATGCCGGCAAGGAATACAGGAATTTCACGCTGGCTGATAAGGAGCGCCAACTGGAGGAGGCCCTGATGGAGGCCGATCCGGTGACGGAACTTACTATGGCGCTGGAGGTGAACTTCTTCCAGTTGAATCGCGCGGAGTACTTTATCCCGGTCACGGCCAAGCTGCCCGTGCAGGAACTAGCCGCGGGGCGCGGCAGCGGTTCCAGCCGCCTGCTCATCGACTTCATCGGCGAGGTCCGCGACGAGTTCGGGGCGACGATTGCGAATCTGCGCGACAAGGTGGAAGTGCGGCTGGCCGGCAGGGATGCGCCGGAGTTGGCCAATCGCTCGGTCAACTATGATGCGGGCTTCACGTTATTCCCTGGCCGGTACACGATCAAGATCCTGGCACGAGATGCTACCAGCGGCCGTATTGGAACCTATCAGACGAAGTTCCTGGTGCCCGACCTCAACCAACCCGGTCCTGGAGTTCCCATCAGTTCCGTTGTGCTCAGCAGTCAATTGGCTGAGTTGGGCAGCGCCGCGTTCAATGCGAAAAAGGGCTCCAGTCCGGCTGCGGATCCGCTAGTGCAGGGTACGCGGAAACTCATCCCGAGTGTGACCCGCGTGTTCCATCGGCAGAGCCCGTTCTATGTCTATCTGCAGGCCTATGCGCGCCCAAGTGGGAACCTGCACCCTTTGGCCGGCTTCGTGACGCTTTATCGCGACCAGGCGAAGGTCTTCGAATCCAGCGCGATTGCGGCCTCCGAAGTCTCGACAGCGAACGGAAGGGCGATCCCCCTGCGCTTCGATCTGGCACTGGGCGCGCTTTCGCCGGGCCAGTACGACTGCCAGGTGACGGTGCTGGATCCCAGCCAGGGGACTGCTGCTTTCTGGCGGGCGCCCGTAATACTCGGGCCTTAGCCGCCCTGCGACGCTGTTTGCCAACCCACAACGGCCATTCTCGACAGCCTGCTGCTTCCTCCTCATCGACGCACGGTCAGTTCGCAGCATTTCCGGTGTCAACTAATGCAGGATGAGGAACGACGTGGCGCTGATCACCGATCCGAGGGCGGCACTCGTGATGCCCGAATACCAGAAGAGATGCTTCCTGGTGAGAATCGCCAGCGATGAGAAGACGATCGCCATCTCCAGGAAGATTTCGCCGATGTGGAGGCGCAACGCGCGGCGGCCGGACAGGGCACTCTCCTTGCTCAACTCCTGCGCCTTGTCCTTGATCTCTTCTCCCTCCTTCTCATAGCGGGTCAAATTGGATTCGTATTTGGCCGCCTCCGCCACTGCCCGGTCGCCCGGCGTCGCCTTCAAAATGTCCCGGGCAACCTCCGACTGATACCTCCGCAGGGACTTCGCCTGGAAGAACGCCCACTGGTCGGACGCTTTCTGCTGGGCCAACAGTTCCTCGGTCGTCATCAGGTGACCGTAGACCGCGACCACAGCCAGCAGTGCGGCGATGATCGCCATGCCCGCGCCTGCCTTGCGGCTGAAATCGTCGTGCGCGTGCTCGGCGTGCTCGCGGAGTTCTTCGTTGACTGACATATCTAGTTGGATGCGCCACACGGTGCAGCGTTGCGGCGCGGGTACCGCTCTTTCGCCTTGTATATTGGGCGGCCCACTTACGGAACGAGGGGCCGGTGAGGAGCCGCGTCGAGGGATAGCTATCGAGGGTCCACGAATGTCCTGCGTCAGATGTTACAAGGTAGTCGCGGCTTTCTGTGGTGTTGCCACAGGAGTTATGACATTCTCATGTGTGAATACCACATGAGTGCCAAGCAACCCGACCGGCTAGGCCTGCTCCAGGGCACCCTGGATGTGATGGTCCGAGTGTTGATCCATGCCGCGGAGGAAGGAAAGTGATGCAGACGTTGCACGAGCTCATCGCACGCATCCGATCGGTTCTCCAACGGCGCAGCAGGGATGAAGACTTCGACGCGGAGCTGAATCAGCATCTGGAACTGGCGATCGAGGACAACGTGCGTCAGGGAATGCCGCCTGATGAGGCGCGCCGGCTGGCACTGGTGCGACTGGGTGGCCTCCAGCAAACGCGGGAGCTGCATCGGGAAAGCCGCGGACTGCCGCTGTTGGAGACTGTGCTACGGGACCTCCGCTACGCGCTTAGAACCATGCGGCGCGATGCGGCTCTCACGACGTTCGCCATCCTCATCGTGGGCCTTGGCGTAGGGGCCAGCTCCACCGTTTTCTCGGTACTCGACACGCTGCTCCTGCGCCCGCTGCCCTTTTCCGATGCCGGACGCCTTGTCTGGATCGCCAATGGAGAATCCGCAAATCTTTCGGCTCAAACAGTTCAGGTGGACAACCTGCAGGATCTGCAGGCACAAACCCAGTCGCTCTCCGATGTGGCCGCCTACTCGCCCTTCTACGGCGCAGGCGACCTGCAACTGACGGGCGTGGGCGAACCGGAGCGCCTGACAGGTGTGCCCGTGACGGAAGACTTCTTCCGGTTGCTGGGCGTGCGGCCTCGGATGGGCCGGTCGTTCACGGCGGAGGAGTGCCGTTGGAATGTAGCTAAAACCGTTGTCCTGAGCCACGCTCTGTGGAAGCGCCGGTTCGCGACAGACCCGCATGTGGTCGGGCGCGCGATCACACTGGACGGGGCGCCTGCCACCATCGTGGGCGTGCTGCCGAGTACCTTCGATTTCGCCGCAACCTTCGCGCCGGGCACCCGCGCCGATCTGTTTGTGCCTTTCCCGCTGAGTCCGGAAACGAACCGGCGGGGTAATACGCTTGCGTTGATTGGACGTTTGAAGCCAGGAGTGGACCTGCGGACCGCACAGGCGGAGGCGGCCCTGATTGCAGAGCGCCTGATGGCGGGGCGTTCCAAAGATTCCCGCCGGAATGGCTTCCAGCCGCGCTTGAGCATGTTGCGCGACCACATCAGCGGCCGGTTCCGCTACGCCCTGTTGGTGCTGGCTGGATCCGTGGGCTTCCTGATGCTGCTGGTCTGCGCCAACCTCTCCAACCTGCTGCTGGCGCGTGCGTCGGCCCGGCGGAAGGAGATGGCAATTCGAACGGCCCTGGGCGCGGGCCGCGGACACCTGATCCGGCAACTGCTGATCGAAAGTGTTGTGCTTTCCTGCTGCGGGGCGGTATTGGGTCTTATACTGGCTGTCGCCGGAACGAGCCTGATTGCGCAGGTGGAAGGCACCAGCATCCCCTTGCTGCAGGCCATCCGGGTGGACGCCGCCGCGCTGTCCTTCACTGCCGCGATGGCGGGATTGACCGGACTGCTGTTCGGGCTCGCTCCGGCGCTTCAGGCTTCCGCGCCGGCCCCGCAGAGTGCCTTGAAGGAGACCGGACGTGGAGCCACCGGAGGCCGGGAGCGCGGCTGGCTGCGAGATTCCCTGGTTGTGTGCGAAGTGGCGCTGGCGTGTGTCCTTCTGACCGGTGCCGGCCTGCTGGTGCGCAGCTTCGTGCGTGTGCTCGACGTGGAGCTCGGATTCGAAACGAACAACGTGCTGGCATTGCGGATCGATCCTGGCCGCGCCTACGAGACCTATCAGCGGAAGCTGAACTACTTCGACGGCGTGCTGGAGCGCGTGCGTTCCCTGCCTGGCGTCGAACAGGTGGGCCTCACGGATGCGTTGCCGCTGGGCGACAACTATGGCTGGCGCTTGTGGGGCGTGGGCGATGCCGCGCGCACCTACCAGATGGGCGAGCGGCCGACTGCGCTGGTCCGCATTGTCGATGATGGCTACCTGCCGGCGATGAAGATCGCTCTTCGTTCGGGGCGGGCCTTCACGGCTTCCGACAATTCCTCTTCGGAACAGGTGATCCTCATCAATGAAATGCTGGCGAGAACGCTCTGGCCGGGCCAGGATCCCGTCGGACGGCAGGTTCGAACTTTGGGGCCGAATCCCTGGCGAGTGATCGGGGTGGTGGGTGGCGTGCGGTACTTCGGACTCGAGACGGAGTTCGCCTCCGAGATGTACCTGCCCATCCGGCAGACAGGGGACTTCAGCTCAGTGGATCTTGTGGTGAGGGGATCGCGCTCGCCGGCGGAGCTCGCGCCGGAAGTGCGCAGGGCGCTGAGGGCTTTCGATCCCAGGATGCCGGCGGCGGAGTTCCGGACCATGCAGCAGTTGGTCGATCACTCGGTCTTCTCCCGGCGGTTCGTGGTGTTGCTGCTGGTGGGCTTCGCGGTGTTCGGATTGGTTCTGGCGTCGCTTGGCATTTACGGGGTGATTTCGTATTCGATCAGCCAGCGGCGGCAGGAGATTGGCATCCGGATGGCGCTGGGTGCCTCCGCCGGTAACTTGCAGTTGAGCATTCTGTGGCAGACCGTCAGGCTGGCGCTGGTGGGGCTGGCAATGGGGGTGCCGCTGTCCTGGGCGGCTGCTCGCACGATGCGAGGGCTGCTATTCGGAGTACCATTTGCGGATCCGCTCACATTTGGAGCGGTTCTTGTGTTGCTGGCCGCCGTAGCGGCCCTGGCGGGATATGGGCCTGCTCGAAGAGTTTCCAGACTAGATCCGAGTTGCGCGTTGCGGAGCGAATAGCCGAGCGGGCAGGATAGCCGGTTCCTTCGTGCGGAGCCCCTTCGCAACGAGACTGGAAGTGCGTCCATTCGGTCAACTGAGGGGGAGGGTCCTGGCCTGAGGTGTCAATGCACCGATGACCATTAGCGGTCAGATGACCGCGGCCCGTCTCATCCCAGCGCCAGCCCGCCGCTGTTACCGGGCGATCCATCCCAGCGAGTGACCTTCGAGTGGCTCCCGGCGGCCGCAATTGCGGACGAGCCCTGACTTCACTTGGGTTTGGCACGCCGAGTGCACGAGAGAGGGGAGGCCAGCGGAAAACCCGATGGCCGAAGGAGCAACCAGGACCATGATGGAAACAGCATCGCCTCTCGGCGGGAAACTACAGGACACGCTGGAGCAGGTTGGTTCGCTGCGCCGTGCGGCGGGCAGGAAGTTCACGGACGCCCGGCGCGAAACGGCGAACGCGATCAAAGACTCGGCATCTTCCGTTCGGGAAGCTGGAGAAGCCCTGGATGAACTGGCTGAGCAGGCAGCTGCCCGGCTCGACCGCAGCGCAGCCTATGTCCGCAATTACGATCTGAACGGCTTGGTTCCGAACCTGCGGCAGGCCATTCGCCGCCATCCGGCCGGCTTCGTGGCCGGGGCCATCGCGGGCGGACTACTCATCGGGTTGGTGATCCGGGGGAAGGCCGGCAGTTGCAGTATCTGTGGGAAACAGCGGGATGCGGCCGGCCGCAAGTTTGCCGAGGAAGTCGAGGCATAGAGAGTGCTTCGAGATGATGCGGCTGGCGTTCAGATTCAGCAGTGTCCAGACTGAGCCCGGAATCGAAGCCGCCAGCGTATTCACGCGGGGCTCGCGCTCGGAGCCACCTGGCTTTCCAAGTCCTCCATGAGATGCTTCCGGCAAGTGTACAGCCTCCCCTCGGGGGAACTCGCAGCCCTGATTGGGGCAACCTTCCGTAGTTGGCAGGAAGACCGCGCCCCGCGGATGGGCGCGGCCCTTGCCTACTACCTGGCCATTTCCCTCGCCCCGACGGTGGTCATCATCCTGGCGGTCGCCGGCTGG encodes the following:
- a CDS encoding BlaI/MecI/CopY family transcriptional regulator, producing MPSPKLTKLELRIMEALWRLGPVSIREIQEDFPEDDRPAYTTIQTTVYRMEDKQALRRVRKIGNAHIFEPMVERKSAQKNLIDELLRLFGGRSQLIMSHLIESGNLTLEDVHEAEKTLLKLAKKDKTR
- a CDS encoding M56 family metallopeptidase, which translates into the protein MISEVLNLTKGAAWPALAHHLWQSTACLGLAVLLTSALRRNRAYIRYWVWLAASAKFLLPFSALVYLGERLGWRLTPVSSPLIYWFLEESSAGASSMVPALPPALQGAGAPILPLVFTGIWLLGAVCVLARWRSEWRRSRMVVREAVLLRTGSEWDALQRCRCLTSMSRSVELAISRSAIEPGVFGILRPTIILPEAILRRLTVEQLEAILSHELAHIRRRDNLLAAMHLSVEAVFWFHPLLWWVRTRLLVERERACDEAVLQSGRDPQAYAEAILVVCRFCLAAPAACVAGVTNADIRHRVERIMSNTIGEGLNLARRAMLTATAAVTLLAPIVIGLLTAPHSRAQLLAADASILPAFSFATIKPSGPETRLKVDFGPGGRLVISHATLRFLMKIAYDVGDNQILGGPKWLESRRFDLEAKPVPALGGDPRNMTEDERRAMHEQVRLRLQRLLSDRFHLRVRTEAKEMPIFALVAAKSGAKLRESQSAGQPEMKSGHGQYTGMRVSLEQFARFLSEGQTGRPVVDMTDLKGVFDIHLQWSPDPGQSLSALDATNATPPPADSGGVTIFTALQQQLGLKLEGRKSPSDCLFVVSADLPSEN
- a CDS encoding TonB-dependent receptor — protein: MPHVSLRYCHCLAGLLAASLELFAGEHRGVVRIGGTAVPGAQVVLSRDGRRAVAMTNLKGEYTVADIGDGVWLGRVEMRGFVLLEREVRVAANQEASVWSLEMLPLAAIVGKPVSLVVAAPAAVAADPDNGGTTDAPSPMAADLLITGSVNNGAASQFGQSAAFGNHRSTLRAAYNGSLGLIAGHSALDARPFSLTGQETPMPAYSHWKGMAAFGGPLRIPHLLWQNGPNFTLNYQWTRDRSADVQAARVPNLAERAGDLSGLTDRPFDPANGAPFPGGVIPATRLSPQAQSLLRLYPEPSSASGARYNFQTLTPGGMQEDSWQSRFTQSLNRSNQLVGSFSGQSTRATASNLFGFQDGTGTLGLNASAAWRHLVSTRLSIVLGYQYSRLSARTTPFFAGRSNVSGDAGISGNNQDAANWGPPKLNFSGATPSLVDVNASFTRNQTSGASFSGLWNRERHNFAFGGDVRRQQFNLLAQQDARGTFGFTGAVAGSDLAGFLLGLPDTSSIAFGNADKYLRAGLYDWFFTDDFRVSPGFTLNVGVRWDYGSPITEKYGRLVNMEVSPGFGSGAPVVSSRPVGSLTGRNFGDSLLRPDYAGLQSRLGLSWRPVAASSLVIRAGSGVYDNTAVYLPIASALSQQPPLSTNFSVQSTPSAPLTLADGFHAPAGVASNTYAADPDLRVGYAHVWNISLQRDLPAGLAMTASYRGIKGTRGLQQILPNTVPTGAASPCPGCPVGFVYLESNGNSSRHAGQFELRRRFHDGLTAQLQYVYSKSLDNSGLAGGFQGGQSIAQNWLDLKSERGLSSFDQRHLLNLSGQYTTGMRKRRAAWLPAWGDALANDWNLAAQLSAGSGLPQTPIYFAAVQGTGVTGSLRPDFTGIPATQAAPGLFLNPSSFRTPAIGRWGNAGRNSITGPVQFSMNASLGRTFRVGERLSLDLRIEAVNALNHVTFTGWNTTVTSPQFGLPLAANPMRAVQTTLRLRF
- a CDS encoding VWA domain-containing protein produces the protein MTQFRTGLCLLLMSCTLGAQQSPDAAPTFTSSAQLVVRTVFVKDKAGRPVQGLTAKDFTITEDGKLQTVSLCEFQTLSGPPAGTEPAALPQPRPGAAHSAFSQPAGYYRNRRLLAMYFDMTAMSVADQLRALTAARKFVESGMDRADLVALMSFAGGAVRIEQDFTDDRGVLLKSIQSLVVGEGQGFQGDPNDASSPASGAAFGQNDGEFNIFNTDRQLAALQTVTSLMAHLRERKSLLYFAGGIRMDGVNNQAQLTATINAAVRAGVAFWPIDARGLLAQAPLGDASTAAPGGTAVYTGAAAQAVAANFDRSQDTLWSLAADTGGQALLNYNDLSRGIIQVQQAMSSYYVLGYYTANQARDGRYRRVRIAVAAPAVAKVEYEPGYYAGKEYRNFTLADKERQLEEALMEADPVTELTMALEVNFFQLNRAEYFIPVTAKLPVQELAAGRGSGSSRLLIDFIGEVRDEFGATIANLRDKVEVRLAGRDAPELANRSVNYDAGFTLFPGRYTIKILARDATSGRIGTYQTKFLVPDLNQPGPGVPISSVVLSSQLAELGSAAFNAKKGSSPAADPLVQGTRKLIPSVTRVFHRQSPFYVYLQAYARPSGNLHPLAGFVTLYRDQAKVFESSAIAASEVSTANGRAIPLRFDLALGALSPGQYDCQVTVLDPSQGTAAFWRAPVILGP
- a CDS encoding DUF4337 domain-containing protein, whose protein sequence is MSVNEELREHAEHAHDDFSRKAGAGMAIIAALLAVVAVYGHLMTTEELLAQQKASDQWAFFQAKSLRRYQSEVARDILKATPGDRAVAEAAKYESNLTRYEKEGEEIKDKAQELSKESALSGRRALRLHIGEIFLEMAIVFSSLAILTRKHLFWYSGITSAALGSVISATSFLILH
- a CDS encoding ABC transporter permease, whose amino-acid sequence is MQTLHELIARIRSVLQRRSRDEDFDAELNQHLELAIEDNVRQGMPPDEARRLALVRLGGLQQTRELHRESRGLPLLETVLRDLRYALRTMRRDAALTTFAILIVGLGVGASSTVFSVLDTLLLRPLPFSDAGRLVWIANGESANLSAQTVQVDNLQDLQAQTQSLSDVAAYSPFYGAGDLQLTGVGEPERLTGVPVTEDFFRLLGVRPRMGRSFTAEECRWNVAKTVVLSHALWKRRFATDPHVVGRAITLDGAPATIVGVLPSTFDFAATFAPGTRADLFVPFPLSPETNRRGNTLALIGRLKPGVDLRTAQAEAALIAERLMAGRSKDSRRNGFQPRLSMLRDHISGRFRYALLVLAGSVGFLMLLVCANLSNLLLARASARRKEMAIRTALGAGRGHLIRQLLIESVVLSCCGAVLGLILAVAGTSLIAQVEGTSIPLLQAIRVDAAALSFTAAMAGLTGLLFGLAPALQASAPAPQSALKETGRGATGGRERGWLRDSLVVCEVALACVLLTGAGLLVRSFVRVLDVELGFETNNVLALRIDPGRAYETYQRKLNYFDGVLERVRSLPGVEQVGLTDALPLGDNYGWRLWGVGDAARTYQMGERPTALVRIVDDGYLPAMKIALRSGRAFTASDNSSSEQVILINEMLARTLWPGQDPVGRQVRTLGPNPWRVIGVVGGVRYFGLETEFASEMYLPIRQTGDFSSVDLVVRGSRSPAELAPEVRRALRAFDPRMPAAEFRTMQQLVDHSVFSRRFVVLLLVGFAVFGLVLASLGIYGVISYSISQRRQEIGIRMALGASAGNLQLSILWQTVRLALVGLAMGVPLSWAAARTMRGLLFGVPFADPLTFGAVLVLLAAVAALAGYGPARRVSRLDPSCALRSE